The sequence below is a genomic window from Nicotiana tomentosiformis chromosome 6, ASM39032v3, whole genome shotgun sequence.
tactttaaacatatttgtgatgaattgctccatatctatggagtagttcactttagggtttgacggatttggtgtattgatgatcgtttgtggattataactctagtgtTATGTATTGAAGTATTTTTCGATGATTTAACTAtttcatctatattcacttgttcatgtaatcgagagaggcataacttgtgacatatttacattattttgttggttgagttcatagattcttcttagtaatcgaaagaagcaagttgaatcattgattaaacctagttaggagaataatcaaaagaggttttcctaaagaccaatccactacgcattcttgtatatcttcacgtgcttaaattagttcatcttgtgaggttgaaacttaatcgagagaggagtttttccTGAATGGTTGAACTGATAATTGAGTAACTTCGAGAGACTAActtaaatattagaagtgaattatctagagttagatcccaaacaattatcttacaTCTATCCTATCAACCTCTATTTCCttccactgataacttccttgtttcaattgtcattagtcaacaGCTTTagatcttagttaattttagttagaaatcataaaaatctcaattgttgattatcttggatagcgATCAAGCTAAAAACAACGAGAATACTGTTtatccaatccctatggatatgattatatagtatactatatttgattagcgatcataaattaagtgtgtgtttcgagctagtcaaattttggcgtcgttgccggggattggcaatcaacagtgtttgaaatagtttgtagtgctaattcaggatttagttttttctctttttatgtttGGTTTTGTTTGGACTTTGTGCAGGTTACATGTTAAGATTGGTACATGACTCAAACCTTtgcgaaggaagtgctaccacATGAGCCATAAATTGAAAAACAACTAcgacagctgaggaaggaaagaaaccTCACCGAGACAACATAAAAGATTGGGCAATCCCaaaccaaagaacttatggctCGAAATGGTgaagataatgtagatttggctgccagagaagcagcccaacgatgagaacaagctgcacgggatgctgaggaagcagctattagagatgcacaaattatctatgaagaagagaggagtcatagaattgctcaaaatcaacccttgactgcagaccagttcggaaatatagctctcgggcctgggagaccacttagtgattatgctagaccggtctacagtcaaggtttatcaagtgttagaccacctccaattgcagcaaacaattttgaattgaagcaagggttgctccaaactcTTTAGAATTGCTATGTATTCAGAGGGAAGCCAAACAAAGATctaaacacacatctaatggactttgaggagattatgaacaccattcaatacaatggggtgtcacaagatgatgtgtacttaagggcattccccttttctctcaaagatgatgcaaagcagtggctttGAAGCTTGCCCACGAGATCAATTAGAACTTGggaggaaatgaccagaaaatttccttataaatatttctcctcagctaaaacgggcaagtttagaagagaaatccataacttctggcTGAAAGAGAATGAAACTGCTTTTGAAGCATGTGAGAGGTTTAAGGAAattgttagaaagtgtcaacacagtggaattgaactctagatgcaactccaggacttttgggatagattgacaccggcctcacatagaacattgagcaatgcagttggaggcccattgatgaagaagactccagaagagatagttacaattcttgatgagttgtctgaagatgcaaatcagtggccctctgagagtgctgaaagaagaagatcgactggtgttcaccaggttgatgctaacacatctgtgtaggtacaacttgatgctatggctaaagaaatacaaAAGATGACCTTGGTCtcgatacaaaatgagcctcatgtagcttgtgatatatgtggaagaggacaccctactcatgagtgtcaagccttaactgaggaagtgaatgttgtgggaaactacaattttaatgcaatgggtcagaagcacctcggtttttcatggagttcagctgggggtactgcaaatgcgtGGCAATAAAACAACCCCAAATTTCAGGCACAAAGAGCTCCTGGTTTTAtgaatcagcagaggcagcagtTTTAGTCTCAACAACCCAATCAGCCTCGtctagaagatctcatgaaggcttTTTTTGTGAAAACCCATGAAAGAGTTGAAATACAAGGGGTAGAAATTCGAAATTTAGAGAAGCAAGTTCGATAGATTGCAAgaatattatctgagagggtcCCAGGCACTCTCCCCGCTAATACAGAAAAGAATCCTAAAGAAATATTGAATGCTGTGatcttgagaagtgggcaagtgttgaaggaTCCCACCCCAATCCAAAAAGATATGATAATTTTAAAAGAGAGTGGGGAGCAACTGAaaagtgatgatgatgataaaAGGAAGAAAGGCCCAATGAAAGATGAGAAAatgaagaaggaagaaaaatcgaGAAGGGAAGAATATTTGGAGAGCAAacatatgcctgctttacctttacCTCAAAAGCTATGTAGAGAAAAGCTAGACAAGCAATTTGGaagatttttggatgtgctgaaaCAAGTCCAtataaacttaccattcacagaagtgctctcacaaatgccggcttatgctaagttcttgaaggagatcctgacaaagaagagaaaaatagaggagacctcagtggtcaagcccacagagcattgcagtgctatattgcaaaataaactcccacaaaagtgtggagatccagggagttttactataacTTGCTCATTAGGGACTataaattttgataagtctttatgtgattctggtgcctcaattaacttaatgcctcACTCTATTTACAGGAAACCGGAGAAGgatattggagagataaggtcagtgccaatatctttgcagctggcaaaCCAAACGACTTTAATTCCTGAggagatagtggaagatgtgttagttcgggtggataagttcgtatttcttatagattttatagtggtgaatatggaggagaacaaggaggtccctcTGATCCTAGGAAAACCcttcttagcaacgggtagagctatattagatatacacgaaaggaaactcatgcttagagtgggtgaggagattgtAAATTTCAAGATGGATATAGAAAATGGGGTGCAAAAAGAGaaaccagctgcaagtgttgagtggcaAGTGAAAGGCTCGAAAGAGAAGGCTGCactgagtgagaaagataagtgtggggtttaccccaaaaaggctgagaagaagaagtctgcatggatgtgtgcattaggtCGGGCgtgaggaatggagcccgacttcgactcagacccggACTAGATGTtgagggaagtttcctttacattatgctttttaattgtgtctCATGGGGATATGCAACGACTTAAAGTATGGGGTGGGGGATATCtgtttgtatgtatatatattagttttagttttatttttgttagttgtagtagttaagAATTGGAAACAAATTTCAACAAAAaccataatttttaaaaaattttgatttttcccgatgatggatatcatcgacaggtttcttgagggattaaagtcaaaagaaaaagacaaaaacattttcttttgttaggtagtgtattaattcccccttgatttttctttgtgccgcggttcttttccaagggtattgtttgaaccgggtgtagttagtttttttttgttaggagtaggaaaccttgtgctatgatttgaattgaaggcaatatctcttgactttatcataccttgagaatagtgagtgctttagttgtgacgcttagggtcagttttttactcttgtataagtaccttaaagtgcatgatcttaactttgcttaactgctttgactagagtgtcttgataatccaatcttgagtgagttatgtgctaggtgtgtgtgaggttttgtgttattatgtgcattgcatttgatgtataGAACTTGCTCCGTGtatttgcaaagtgaaatagtagttttattcagttttggaagtgatataggcatttctttattgaggtagttatatgcttttacccacctaattattaTATATCTTAGTCAACCCCGTTGAGCATGTAATCTTTTTTCTTtggaaaccacattacaagccttacctatttgtttgaattgaccatctatttgaaccttttacctctcgtgagcacttggattttttatgaactttgtaaaagttgaaatgtggggtgttggtttggcttttgagtggaactattgaaaaaaatagaaaggtgcactattttgaaaaagtaagagccacttgaattgaataagaaaagaaaagaaaaattagattCGTTAATAGTAGTGACTCTTGATGtacttgtgcttaaagaagtagggagttaatgtatattgatgtgagggtggagttatggttttGACATAAatgtggggttttgaacaatgaaatgtatgtattaaagtgcttataaAGGTGTAGTCActcctatatccaaatgtatcctaccaaTCCCGTAGCGtgcattacaaccaaataaagtcctacttgattcttGATTGAATGATCTCAATTAATAGAGTAGTAcattacgggcaagcctatggtacgtcttttgtggaacatgaatgttgtttctgagagtgagcgaattctttctatcttgagttcctaattgctcttaaattttattgtgtgtgaaattactctctattattgtgtgagggcacttgattcacgaaggaaaggtaatgcttgacctttgtgttagagtaagtgagcgggttataaataatgtgtggtgGTTTTGAGTTATAATTTGAGGTTTGGATGTTACAGAattgtacttaatctgttttaaatattcctgGTGTGATGAAttatgagagttgttgaaaacGGTCGCGTCTATGTGAGGTGTAGTTTTattgctcggggacgagcaatggtttaactgtggggtattgatggtaggctataatctcgtattttagtcgcttattgcattcTTATTAAcagcactttacttgtgtttgagctttaattgatagtgttttgcacttattgtgtgttttatgccttgtaggagtgattctgagctatgtagatgttatggaatgaattcgagcgatttggagctttgaagtctgagtaaaatcccaagggattaagccaggatcgtattcgggggtcaaggaccaagtctggacgtcaaaatgcAAGATTTGAgccgtactctgagaaatttgCACTAGTGCGACGCACGGTGTGAGGCATTGTGCGACGCAACAATGTATTTTTGCTGCCTGTTGAATTgttgagctctctggatttccccactaatgccctgcaTGGAGCGTCACCGTATGCGGCGCGTCTATGCAATCTTTATAGAGTAAATCTCCTATTTCGCAAAGGAAAAGGTGATTTCATTTGGACCCGaccctacatggtataaatacatgaaaaaatgttattttctagacttttgaTACATATTCGACTTAAGGAAGCGAAGGAGCAGTTAGAaaaacacgagcacaaggatttcatcattccttcctcactcaagacccgagtttggattgaatttatgtttttctttactttaaacttatttgtgatgaattgctccataccTATGGAGTAATTcactttagggtttgatggatttggtgtattgatgattgtttgtggattataactctagtgttatgtattgaagcgttcttggatgatttaactatttcttctatattcacttgttcatgtaattgagagaggcataacttgtgacatatttgcattattttgttggttgatttcatagattcttcttaggaatcgaaagaggctagttgaatcattggttaaacctagttaggagaataagcGAAAGAgtttttcctaaagaccaatccactatgcattcttgcatatcttcacgtgcttaaattagttcatcttgtgaggttaaaacttaatcgagagaggagtttttgctgaacggtTGAACTGAtagttgagtgaattcgagagactcacttaaacattagaagtgaattatctagagttagatcccaaataattatcttacacctatcctatcaatcCTTATTTCCTCCTACTGATAACCTCCTTGTTTCAATTgacattagtcaatagctttagatcttagttaattttagttagatatcatataaatctcaattgtggATCATGTTGGATAgcgatcaagctagaaactacgagaatacagTTTGAATCCAATCTCTGTGGATATGacattatactatactatatttgatt
It includes:
- the LOC138893835 gene encoding uncharacterized protein, with protein sequence MIILKESGEQLKSDDDDKRKKGPMKDEKMKKEEKSRREEYLESKHMPALPLPQKLCREKLDKQFGRFLDVLKQVHINLPFTEVLSQMPAYAKKPEKDIGEIRSVPISLQLANQTTLIPEEIVEDVLVRVDKFVFLIDFIVVNMEENKEVPLILGKPFLATGRAILDIHERKLMLRVGEEIVNFKMDIENGVQKEKPAASVEWQVKGSKEKAALSEKDKCGVYPKKAEKKKSAWMCALGRA